A region from the Mycoplasmopsis bovigenitalium genome encodes:
- a CDS encoding IS30 family transposase: protein MEQASNFVGIQSRSIKKRFKDIELEFKYGYSKYQKSCQFCFSKLKGKLIRVISVAKFIELLDNRHLSKTTPYNEKIKHRWKEIKEFYLQRNSYYIKNRHYLDPNQKAVKESVQNILNQYSTTNNNNNKYKQTRKISVSSFYRFISIMGIKDIPIDILPYKSIGKGKNLKVVKHDTKKKSIGKIITLRPESINKRLNDNDYEMDTVVGKTTDKYVILTLLNRKTRMFYFTFTKRNATSVKENLYKIIIENNLKIDTLTIDNGSENYKIDELKEVGEIYHCHPYSSSEKGSIENCHRLLRRFIPKGKSIDKYLEYDTKNIFNFINSYARKIGGNSSITSAFIIHNQSQNINLLLEK, encoded by the coding sequence ATAGAGCAAGCGAGCAATTTTGTTGGTATTCAATCTAGGTCGATTAAAAAAAGATTTAAAGATATCGAACTTGAATTCAAATATGGGTATAGTAAATATCAAAAATCTTGTCAGTTTTGTTTTTCAAAACTTAAAGGTAAACTAATTCGCGTAATAAGTGTTGCTAAATTCATTGAATTATTAGATAATAGGCACTTGTCTAAAACAACACCATACAACGAAAAAATAAAACATCGTTGAAAAGAAATTAAAGAATTTTACTTACAAAGGAATTCTTATTACATAAAAAATAGACACTATTTAGACCCAAATCAAAAAGCTGTCAAGGAATCAGTACAAAACATTTTAAACCAATATTCAACAACAAATAATAACAATAATAAATACAAACAAACGAGGAAAATATCAGTGTCTTCATTTTACCGATTCATTAGTATTATGGGGATAAAAGACATTCCAATTGATATTTTACCTTACAAGTCAATTGGAAAAGGAAAGAACTTAAAAGTTGTAAAACATGATACTAAAAAGAAATCTATTGGAAAAATAATTACATTGCGTCCTGAGTCAATAAATAAACGATTGAATGACAATGATTATGAAATGGACACTGTTGTTGGTAAAACAACTGATAAGTATGTAATTTTAACATTGTTAAATCGAAAAACCAGAATGTTTTACTTCACATTCACTAAAAGAAATGCAACATCAGTAAAGGAAAATTTATACAAAATTATCATTGAAAATAACTTAAAAATTGACACACTAACCATAGATAACGGTAGTGAAAACTACAAAATAGATGAATTGAAAGAAGTGGGTGAAATCTATCATTGTCATCCATATTCTTCATCTGAAAAAGGAAGTATTGAGAATTGTCATAGACTTCTTCGAAGGTTTATTCCAAAAGGCAAATCAATAGATAAATACTTAGAATATGACACAAAAAACATATTCAATTTTATCAATTCTTATGCTCGAAAAATTGGCGGCAATTCATCAATAACTTCTGCATTCATAATACATAACCAATCACAAAATATAAATCTACTATTGGAAAAATAA